In a genomic window of Microterricola viridarii:
- a CDS encoding ScyD/ScyE family protein — protein sequence MRITSIVAAAGVLALASLAVAGPAVAGGRDNNPPPQAGTPVTLADGLLTPLSMAVGRDGSVYVSQNFTGTLNKVGKNGTTTVVASAPGDEIGAVSVRKNTVYYAQAAQDHTRSNMVSIGKKGTPTPFADIYAYESTVNPDQINTYGFIGLPQSCADQFDPTVEPFLPATYTGVVDTHAYASIALDDAIYVADAGANAILRIDYDGTISTTAVLPPATPVTATAEIVAAFGFPACAAGYEYAFEPVPTGIALGPDGWLYVSSLPGGPEDASLGARGSVLKVDPDDGEIRTVATGFVGSTGVAVSPKTGTVYVTELFGGPTGTGQVSVVPRGASTASVLLTINSPAAIALAKGKLYLTTDAFVLGETGPQPVGKVTQVPLRGSGQGDDSEDDGGHGHHGGNGHWGNHGQNGHSGGHR from the coding sequence ATGAGAATCACGTCCATCGTCGCCGCGGCCGGCGTCCTCGCGCTCGCGTCGCTCGCCGTCGCCGGCCCCGCAGTGGCCGGCGGCCGAGACAACAATCCGCCTCCCCAGGCGGGCACCCCGGTCACCCTCGCCGACGGGCTGCTCACACCGCTCAGCATGGCGGTGGGCCGCGACGGCAGCGTCTACGTCAGCCAGAACTTCACCGGCACGCTGAACAAGGTGGGGAAGAACGGCACCACGACCGTCGTGGCGAGCGCGCCCGGCGACGAGATCGGCGCCGTGTCGGTGCGGAAGAACACGGTCTACTACGCCCAGGCAGCCCAAGACCACACCCGCTCGAACATGGTGTCGATCGGCAAGAAGGGCACGCCGACCCCGTTCGCCGACATTTACGCGTACGAGAGCACGGTCAACCCCGACCAGATCAACACCTACGGCTTCATCGGGCTGCCGCAATCGTGCGCCGACCAGTTCGATCCAACGGTGGAACCATTCCTCCCCGCCACGTACACGGGCGTCGTCGACACGCACGCCTACGCGTCCATCGCGCTCGACGACGCGATCTATGTTGCGGATGCCGGCGCGAACGCGATCCTGCGCATCGACTACGACGGCACGATCTCCACGACGGCTGTGCTGCCGCCGGCCACACCGGTCACTGCCACCGCGGAGATCGTGGCCGCGTTCGGCTTCCCCGCCTGCGCGGCCGGCTACGAGTACGCGTTCGAGCCGGTGCCCACCGGTATCGCGCTCGGCCCGGACGGCTGGCTGTACGTGTCCAGTCTGCCCGGCGGGCCGGAGGACGCGAGCCTCGGCGCCCGCGGCTCGGTGCTGAAGGTCGACCCCGACGACGGGGAGATCCGCACCGTCGCCACCGGATTCGTCGGCAGCACCGGCGTTGCCGTCTCGCCGAAGACCGGCACGGTGTACGTGACGGAGCTGTTCGGCGGCCCGACCGGAACCGGCCAGGTCTCGGTCGTCCCGCGTGGCGCCTCCACGGCCAGCGTCCTGCTGACCATCAACTCGCCGGCCGCGATCGCACTGGCCAAGGGCAAGCTGTACCTGACGACGGATGCCTTCGTGCTCGGCGAGACCGGTCCGCAGCCGGTCGGCAAGGTCACCCAGGTGCCCCTGCGCGGCAGCGGGCAGGGCGACGACTCAGAGGATGACGGCGGCCACGGTCACCACGGCGGCAACGGCCACTGGGGCAACCACGGCCAGAACGGCCACTCCGGGGGCCACCGCTAA
- a CDS encoding hydantoinase B/oxoprolinase family protein: MADAVTTEIIRHGLLAAAEEIARNLCRTAYNTVVYEIHDYGIGLHDVNGDVVADAPGIAVFTRGNDAGIKHSMEFLGVDAMEPGDVFILNYPYWSSAHTLDPLVFAPIHAEDQLIGFASCRVHITDLNQKDPGYVLDSTHKSQEGLMMPASKLYRRGERNDDVFNIIRFNSRMPKHTIGDIQAQVSACITGVRRTQELADKYGVAVLTEVMESIHEHGERLARLALAKLPKGTWSAVDYVDDDGINKGELVRLQCTVTVSDEEMVVDWTGSAENVEGPINLPVGQTAALSSLIFKSLTTPNSPVVAGNFAPLRVVTVPGSVMHAVDPMPTFTLWTGLLAGEVILRALAQGMPELVPACSGGDVCSMMGLGINPRTGEPWQEATNEAVGYGGSAHHDGEDGIMHLSEPGCRNNPVEVLEAKSSMIIDHYGYRPDSGGAGEFRGGVGVSRSYRFTAPSTGICLVYKTKTEPWSIGGGQEGRPNRIVLNPGTPREVIQGGSYNKLDAGDVLVNATGGGGGYGLPFKRDPLAVAHDVRNGFVSEESARNDYGVAVMEDFRVDEAATAALRA; encoded by the coding sequence GTGGCTGACGCAGTAACCACGGAGATCATCCGCCATGGCCTTCTCGCCGCTGCCGAGGAGATCGCCCGCAACCTCTGCCGCACCGCATACAACACGGTCGTGTATGAGATTCACGACTACGGAATCGGCCTGCACGACGTGAACGGCGACGTCGTCGCGGATGCCCCCGGCATCGCGGTGTTCACGCGGGGCAACGACGCCGGCATCAAGCACTCGATGGAGTTCCTCGGCGTCGACGCGATGGAACCGGGCGACGTCTTCATCTTGAACTACCCGTACTGGTCGAGCGCGCACACTCTGGACCCGCTGGTGTTCGCCCCCATCCACGCGGAGGACCAGCTCATCGGCTTCGCCTCCTGCCGCGTGCACATCACGGACCTCAACCAGAAGGACCCCGGATACGTTCTCGACTCGACGCACAAGTCGCAGGAGGGCCTCATGATGCCCGCCTCGAAGCTGTACCGTCGCGGCGAGCGCAACGACGACGTGTTCAACATCATCCGGTTCAACAGCCGGATGCCCAAGCACACCATCGGCGACATCCAGGCGCAGGTCTCCGCGTGCATCACCGGCGTGCGCCGCACCCAGGAGCTCGCCGACAAGTACGGCGTTGCCGTGCTCACCGAGGTGATGGAGTCGATCCACGAGCACGGCGAGCGACTCGCCCGCCTGGCCCTCGCCAAGCTGCCGAAGGGAACCTGGAGCGCCGTCGACTACGTCGACGACGACGGGATCAACAAGGGCGAGCTCGTCCGCCTGCAGTGCACCGTCACCGTCAGCGACGAGGAGATGGTGGTCGACTGGACCGGCAGCGCCGAGAACGTCGAGGGCCCGATCAACCTGCCCGTCGGGCAGACCGCCGCACTGTCGAGCCTGATCTTCAAGTCGTTGACGACGCCGAACTCGCCCGTCGTCGCCGGAAACTTCGCACCACTTCGTGTGGTCACCGTCCCCGGCTCGGTCATGCACGCCGTCGACCCGATGCCGACATTCACCCTGTGGACCGGGCTGCTGGCCGGCGAGGTGATCCTGCGCGCCCTCGCCCAGGGCATGCCGGAGCTCGTGCCGGCCTGTTCCGGCGGCGATGTCTGCTCGATGATGGGGCTCGGCATCAACCCGCGGACGGGCGAGCCGTGGCAGGAGGCCACCAACGAGGCCGTGGGCTACGGGGGATCGGCGCACCACGACGGCGAGGACGGCATCATGCACCTCTCGGAGCCCGGCTGCCGCAACAACCCCGTCGAGGTGCTCGAGGCCAAGTCGTCGATGATCATCGACCACTACGGCTACCGGCCGGATTCGGGCGGCGCGGGCGAGTTCCGCGGCGGGGTCGGCGTCAGCCGCTCCTATCGCTTCACCGCCCCATCCACCGGAATCTGCCTCGTGTACAAGACGAAGACCGAGCCGTGGTCGATCGGCGGCGGCCAGGAAGGGCGCCCGAACCGGATCGTGCTGAACCCCGGGACACCGCGCGAGGTCATTCAGGGCGGCAGCTACAACAAGCTCGACGCCGGCGATGTCCTCGTGAACGCGACGGGTGGCGGCGGTGGCTACGGCTTGCCGTTCAAGCGCGATCCGCTCGCTGTCGCACACGACGTGCGCAACGGCTTCGTTTCGGAGGAATCCGCGCGGAACGACTACGGTGTAGCGGTGATGGAGGACTTCCGGGTCGACGAGGCGGCAACAGCCGCGCTGCGCGCCTAG
- a CDS encoding hydantoinase/oxoprolinase family protein, with the protein MSTNVRVAIDVGGTFTDMVKLVPETGELRFEKVPTTPQQPTAGVLAAFDKADAAPSTVETFNHGSTLGLNSLLTRSGARIATIATRGFRDVYLLGRTDRKVMYDFAYQKPKALLERYDTFEVSERSYFDGTVGTPFDEEDARSVAREIASRGYDAVAVAFLHAYANPHHEVRMREVLAREAPGVEVTLSHELSREYREYERTSTAVLDAYIKPIMRTYLKALESELEQRGFAGRFLMSRSGGGAMTASAAREQPVHLILSGPAGGVVGAAAFSKLIDRPNLITIDMGGTSLDASLVQNGQPVLYHGAEFEGLPINTPSLYIHTIGAGGGSLGYLDEAGALQVGPKSAGAVPGPAAYGRGGTEPTFTDAALAIGYLGVDTPLGGELTLDREKSLESLATIAGELGLTVTQLARGMVRISNTKIVGAVRAITIELGNDPKDFSLLSFGGGGGLVAVDVARELGIPEVIVPPGQGAFSALGMLMADVQHDYSRTSLQNLDDLDDAIANELFAEMEADAVSTLESEGFGAERRSFQRVVAVRYSGQEHSVTVTYPAGSADARAAIRAEFDRLHLRQYGHIMDDPIETTALRLSATGIVDKPDLPKAPVRPAGESFTAGIRTVTLDGDSTAEYTLVAREALMAGDVVEGPAVITEHTATTVMHAGDRLEVGLYGELTISIKNNQKESARG; encoded by the coding sequence ATGTCCACAAATGTTCGCGTAGCCATCGACGTCGGTGGAACCTTTACCGACATGGTGAAGCTCGTACCGGAGACCGGTGAGCTTCGCTTCGAGAAGGTTCCCACCACCCCGCAGCAGCCCACCGCCGGCGTGCTGGCCGCATTCGACAAGGCGGATGCCGCGCCCTCGACGGTCGAGACGTTCAACCACGGCAGCACGCTGGGCCTGAACTCGCTCCTGACGCGCAGCGGCGCGCGCATCGCGACGATCGCCACCCGCGGCTTCCGCGACGTCTATCTGCTCGGTCGCACGGACCGCAAGGTGATGTACGACTTCGCCTACCAGAAGCCGAAGGCGTTGCTCGAGCGGTACGACACCTTCGAGGTCAGCGAGCGCAGCTACTTCGACGGCACGGTCGGCACCCCCTTCGACGAGGAGGACGCCCGATCGGTCGCCCGCGAGATCGCGAGCCGCGGCTATGACGCCGTCGCCGTCGCATTCCTGCACGCCTACGCGAACCCGCACCACGAGGTCCGGATGCGCGAGGTCCTCGCGCGGGAGGCCCCCGGCGTCGAGGTCACGCTCTCACACGAGCTGTCCCGCGAGTACCGCGAGTACGAGCGCACGAGCACCGCGGTGCTCGACGCCTACATCAAGCCCATCATGCGCACCTACCTGAAGGCGCTCGAGAGCGAGCTGGAGCAGCGCGGATTCGCCGGCCGGTTCCTGATGTCCCGCTCCGGCGGCGGCGCGATGACGGCATCCGCCGCCCGCGAGCAGCCGGTGCACCTGATCCTCTCCGGCCCCGCCGGCGGAGTCGTCGGCGCTGCGGCATTCTCGAAGCTCATCGACCGCCCCAATCTAATCACCATCGACATGGGCGGCACGAGCCTCGACGCCTCACTCGTGCAGAACGGCCAGCCGGTGCTCTACCACGGCGCCGAGTTTGAGGGCCTGCCCATCAACACGCCGTCGCTGTACATCCACACCATCGGCGCGGGCGGCGGATCGCTCGGCTACCTCGATGAGGCAGGCGCGCTCCAGGTGGGGCCGAAGAGCGCCGGTGCGGTGCCGGGCCCCGCCGCCTACGGGCGTGGCGGCACGGAACCGACCTTCACCGACGCGGCACTCGCGATCGGCTACCTCGGAGTCGACACGCCGCTCGGCGGCGAACTCACCCTCGACAGGGAGAAGTCGCTGGAGTCGCTCGCCACGATCGCCGGCGAGCTCGGCCTCACGGTGACGCAGCTGGCGCGCGGCATGGTGCGGATCTCCAACACCAAGATCGTCGGCGCCGTCCGTGCGATCACCATCGAGCTCGGCAACGACCCCAAGGACTTCTCCCTGTTGTCCTTCGGCGGCGGCGGCGGCCTCGTAGCCGTCGATGTTGCGCGTGAGCTCGGCATCCCCGAGGTCATCGTCCCTCCGGGGCAGGGCGCGTTCTCGGCGCTCGGCATGCTCATGGCCGATGTGCAGCACGACTACTCCCGCACCAGCCTCCAGAACCTCGACGACCTCGACGACGCCATCGCGAACGAGCTGTTCGCCGAGATGGAGGCCGACGCCGTCAGCACGCTCGAGAGCGAGGGCTTCGGTGCGGAGCGTCGGTCGTTCCAGCGCGTCGTCGCCGTTCGTTACTCGGGCCAGGAGCACTCGGTGACGGTCACCTACCCAGCCGGGAGTGCCGACGCCAGGGCCGCGATCCGCGCGGAGTTCGACCGCCTTCACCTGCGCCAGTACGGCCACATCATGGACGACCCGATCGAGACGACGGCACTGCGCCTGTCCGCGACCGGCATCGTCGACAAGCCCGATCTGCCGAAGGCGCCCGTCCGCCCCGCCGGCGAGAGTTTCACGGCCGGCATCCGCACCGTGACGCTCGACGGCGACAGCACCGCGGAGTACACCCTCGTCGCTCGCGAGGCCCTCATGGCCGGCGACGTCGTCGAGGGCCCCGCAGTCATCACCGAGCACACGGCCACCACCGTGATGCACGCCGGCGACCGCCTCGAGGTCGGCCTGTACGGCGAGCTCACCATCTCGATCAAGAACAACCAGAAGGAGTCCGCTCGTGGCTGA
- a CDS encoding metal-dependent hydrolase family protein yields the protein MSQTASLTIAGAHVWAGEGRGFSARDIAIVDGLVAEKADPAAEVVDGSGSWIVPGFVDAHFHAYATSMDGFENERGPLSFSAINGTLRLEKALQRGFTTVRDVAGGDIGLARAIDANLFASPRYHFTGPALSQTGGHGDPRSEHVDVCFSHGHMCEVVDGAENLRVAVRERFRTGAHAIKVMTSGGVFSLTDPIRIPQYSPEELRVIVDEATRRGSYVAAHAYSSEAVQHSIENGVRSIEHGNLIDSETARMMAERDAFLVPTLAAYDAMDRRGAEIGLNAISLAKNSEVLSKGQEAIQLALAAGVRVGFGSDLMGDLEDDQLCGIRLQTEAAGPSAMLRSLTQENAALIGDDKLGHLGVGAYGDLLMLAANPLEEPSALWAQDARRAVVQAGRIVRAER from the coding sequence ATGTCGCAGACTGCTTCGCTGACCATTGCCGGCGCACACGTATGGGCGGGGGAGGGTCGGGGGTTCTCCGCCCGAGACATCGCGATCGTCGACGGCCTGGTGGCCGAGAAGGCCGACCCCGCCGCGGAGGTCGTCGACGGCTCGGGCTCCTGGATCGTTCCGGGCTTCGTCGACGCACACTTCCACGCCTACGCGACCAGCATGGACGGCTTCGAGAACGAGCGCGGTCCGCTCAGCTTCTCGGCGATCAACGGAACCCTGCGTCTCGAGAAGGCGCTCCAGCGCGGCTTCACGACCGTCCGCGACGTTGCCGGAGGCGACATCGGCCTCGCGCGCGCCATCGACGCGAATCTGTTCGCCTCGCCGCGGTACCACTTCACCGGGCCGGCGCTCAGCCAGACCGGCGGCCACGGCGACCCACGCTCAGAGCACGTCGACGTGTGCTTCAGCCACGGTCACATGTGTGAGGTCGTCGATGGAGCCGAGAACCTTCGCGTCGCCGTGCGCGAGCGCTTCCGCACCGGTGCACACGCCATCAAGGTGATGACCTCCGGTGGGGTCTTCTCCCTCACCGACCCGATCCGCATCCCGCAGTACTCCCCGGAGGAGCTGCGCGTCATCGTCGACGAGGCAACTCGTCGCGGGAGCTACGTCGCCGCGCACGCCTACTCCTCGGAGGCCGTGCAGCACTCGATCGAGAACGGTGTCCGCTCGATTGAGCACGGCAACTTGATTGACTCCGAGACGGCCCGGATGATGGCCGAGCGCGACGCCTTCCTCGTCCCCACGTTGGCCGCCTACGACGCCATGGACCGCCGCGGCGCAGAGATCGGCCTCAACGCGATCTCGCTCGCCAAGAACTCCGAGGTGCTCTCCAAGGGCCAGGAAGCCATTCAGCTCGCCCTGGCCGCCGGCGTGCGCGTGGGCTTCGGCAGCGATCTCATGGGCGATCTCGAAGACGACCAGCTGTGCGGCATCCGCCTGCAGACAGAGGCCGCTGGGCCCAGCGCCATGCTGCGCTCGCTCACGCAGGAGAACGCGGCCCTCATCGGCGACGACAAGCTCGGACACCTGGGCGTCGGCGCATACGGCGACCTGCTCATGCTCGCCGCGAACCCGCTCGAGGAGCCGTCGGCCCTCTGGGCGCAGGACGCCCGTCGCGCCGTCGTCCAGGCGGGGCGCATCGTCCGCGCCGAGCGCTAG
- a CDS encoding zinc-dependent alcohol dehydrogenase family protein, with the protein MPSIVQCHEFGGPEVLRVVECADAPLGPGEVRYDVGAFALNRADLMFLRGEHYTIPSFPSRIGQEAAGVVTELGEGVTAFQLGDRVTALPFFTSTHGVQGTSAVTPAEYLTRVPAALDLEQGTAIWMQYLTSWFAFVEVARLRPDDTVLITAAASSAGLGALQIARLLGVRAIATVRSAAKADLVRAQGADAVVVTGRDDLSAAVRDVSGGAGIAASFDPIGGRSLFDYADLLAEGATVLAYGTLSDEQPSVPVAAMVRANAVFHPYSMFNHMREPGQRARAVAAISAALETGRLAPIIDRVFDFHELIDAYRYMESNAQNGKIVVRGESLHATQG; encoded by the coding sequence ATGCCCAGCATCGTGCAGTGCCATGAGTTTGGGGGCCCCGAGGTGCTCAGGGTCGTGGAGTGCGCGGATGCCCCGCTCGGGCCCGGCGAGGTGCGCTATGACGTGGGCGCATTCGCGCTCAACCGCGCCGACCTCATGTTCCTGCGGGGCGAGCACTACACGATCCCGAGCTTTCCCTCCCGGATCGGGCAGGAGGCGGCGGGCGTCGTCACCGAGTTGGGTGAGGGCGTCACCGCCTTCCAGCTCGGCGATCGAGTCACCGCGCTGCCGTTCTTCACGAGCACGCACGGGGTGCAGGGGACGAGCGCGGTCACGCCGGCCGAGTACTTGACGCGGGTGCCGGCCGCCCTCGACCTCGAGCAGGGCACCGCCATCTGGATGCAGTACCTGACCTCCTGGTTCGCCTTCGTCGAGGTCGCGAGGCTGCGCCCCGACGACACGGTGCTCATCACCGCCGCGGCCAGCAGCGCGGGGCTCGGCGCGCTCCAGATCGCCCGGCTGCTCGGCGTGCGCGCAATCGCGACCGTGCGCAGCGCGGCCAAGGCCGACCTGGTGCGCGCCCAGGGAGCGGACGCGGTCGTCGTCACGGGGCGCGATGACCTGTCGGCGGCCGTGCGCGACGTCTCCGGCGGTGCGGGGATCGCGGCATCCTTCGACCCGATCGGCGGGCGCTCGCTCTTCGACTACGCCGACCTCCTCGCCGAGGGGGCCACCGTGCTCGCCTACGGCACGCTGAGCGACGAGCAGCCCAGCGTGCCGGTCGCGGCGATGGTGCGCGCGAACGCCGTGTTTCACCCGTACTCGATGTTCAACCACATGCGCGAGCCCGGGCAGCGCGCACGCGCCGTCGCGGCGATCAGCGCGGCGCTCGAGACCGGCAGGCTGGCGCCGATCATCGACAGGGTCTTCGACTTCCACGAGCTCATCGACGCGTACCGGTACATGGAGTCCAACGCCCAGAACGGCAAGATCGTCGTGCGCGGCGAATCGCTCCACGCGACTCAGGGCTAG
- a CDS encoding putative protein N(5)-glutamine methyltransferase, with product MPELVRALRAGGSVFAEDEAALLAEAAGGDPARLAGLLAERLDGRPLEQVLGWAEFAGIRVGIAPGVFVPRRRTELLAREAIAACAPGAIAVDLCCGSGAIGAAILAARPGVRLYASDVSAASVACAAGNLAGRATVLLGDLFAALPGGLRGRIDVLAVNAPYVPSEAIAFMPPEAREHEPLASLDGGSDGLDVHRRIAAEAAEWLHPGSTLLIETSSAQAGASAALFSAAGFTTRIARDDARDATVIVATA from the coding sequence CTGCCAGAGCTCGTCCGCGCGCTCCGGGCGGGCGGCTCCGTGTTCGCGGAGGACGAGGCCGCGCTGCTCGCCGAGGCCGCGGGCGGCGATCCCGCCCGGCTGGCGGGGCTGCTGGCGGAGCGCCTCGACGGGAGGCCGTTGGAGCAGGTGCTCGGCTGGGCCGAGTTCGCCGGCATCCGCGTCGGCATCGCGCCCGGCGTGTTCGTGCCGCGCCGGCGCACCGAGCTGCTCGCCCGGGAGGCGATCGCCGCCTGCGCCCCGGGGGCGATCGCCGTCGACCTCTGCTGCGGCAGCGGGGCGATCGGCGCCGCGATCCTCGCCGCTCGGCCCGGCGTGCGGCTGTACGCCAGCGACGTCTCGGCCGCGAGCGTCGCGTGCGCGGCGGGCAACCTGGCCGGCCGCGCCACGGTGCTGCTGGGCGACCTGTTCGCGGCACTGCCGGGCGGCCTCCGCGGCCGGATCGATGTGCTCGCCGTCAACGCGCCCTACGTGCCGAGCGAGGCGATCGCCTTCATGCCGCCGGAGGCCCGCGAGCACGAGCCGTTGGCCTCGCTCGACGGCGGCAGCGACGGCCTCGACGTGCACCGCCGGATCGCGGCGGAGGCCGCGGAGTGGCTGCACCCGGGCTCCACCCTGTTGATCGAGACGAGCAGCGCTCAGGCCGGGGCCTCTGCGGCGTTGTTTTCGGCGGCCGGGTTCACGACTCGCATCGCGCGCGACGACGCACGCGACGCCACGGTGATCGTCGCAACGGCCTGA
- a CDS encoding threonine/serine exporter family protein, with protein MDVKSIWHAISRRWSRDDRPDVHEEADPAAAQRFLVGLGSALLSVGVATTDIHRTLHGVARALGYEQASIIVLPTVMIISLTEASERGLAATEPHDGEVRFDRASGVYQLVLAAQRGELTAEEGLDRLAAIQAEPPRFRWPVRIIGHGVAASGVALILLGADLTSMIGALLLGSLVGAAKLVVRPNSFSATLLPAFMSFLTALLVFAAAEAHLLAVPLQVLVPALVTLLPGAALTTGIQELAAGDMISGSSRLVSGAIQLVLLAFGIIAALTISGLAPSRALQVTGPGFGAFEPWVGVILMALGFFLYYCGPPRAVYFLTVTLFAAYGAQVLSALIVPAVFSGFVGALVLTVVAYLLQSFRGAPPAVVCFLPAFWLLVPGAAGLIDFTQKVLGLALETVNTFSVLGSIVAIALGVVTGTAVYRQIYRLAPSRWGLRFS; from the coding sequence GTGGACGTGAAGTCGATCTGGCACGCGATCTCGCGCCGCTGGAGCCGAGACGACCGCCCGGACGTCCACGAGGAGGCCGACCCGGCCGCGGCGCAGCGCTTCCTCGTCGGCCTGGGCAGCGCCCTGCTCTCGGTCGGTGTCGCCACGACCGACATCCACCGCACCCTGCACGGCGTCGCCCGGGCGCTCGGCTACGAGCAGGCGTCGATCATCGTGCTGCCGACCGTGATGATCATCTCGCTCACCGAGGCCAGCGAGCGCGGGCTCGCGGCGACGGAGCCGCACGACGGCGAGGTGCGATTCGACCGCGCGTCCGGCGTCTACCAGCTCGTCCTCGCCGCCCAGCGCGGCGAGCTCACCGCCGAGGAGGGGCTGGACAGACTGGCGGCGATCCAGGCCGAGCCGCCGCGGTTCCGCTGGCCGGTGCGGATCATCGGGCACGGCGTCGCGGCATCCGGGGTTGCCCTCATCCTGCTCGGCGCCGACCTGACCAGCATGATCGGCGCGCTGCTCCTCGGCTCGCTGGTCGGGGCAGCCAAGCTCGTCGTGCGGCCCAACTCCTTCTCCGCCACACTGCTGCCGGCGTTCATGTCGTTCCTGACCGCGCTGCTCGTGTTCGCGGCGGCCGAGGCGCACCTGCTCGCCGTGCCGCTGCAGGTGCTGGTCCCCGCCCTGGTCACGCTGCTGCCCGGAGCGGCGCTCACCACCGGCATCCAGGAGCTGGCCGCGGGCGACATGATCTCCGGGTCGAGCCGCCTCGTCTCGGGGGCGATCCAACTCGTCCTCCTGGCCTTCGGGATCATCGCCGCCCTCACCATCAGCGGCCTGGCGCCCTCCCGCGCGCTCCAAGTGACCGGGCCGGGGTTCGGCGCGTTCGAGCCGTGGGTCGGCGTGATCCTGATGGCGCTGGGCTTCTTCCTGTACTACTGCGGCCCGCCGCGCGCCGTGTACTTCCTCACCGTCACCCTGTTCGCCGCCTACGGCGCGCAGGTGCTCTCGGCGCTGATCGTCCCGGCCGTCTTCAGCGGCTTCGTCGGCGCGCTCGTGCTCACCGTCGTCGCCTACCTGCTGCAGTCCTTCCGCGGCGCCCCGCCCGCCGTGGTCTGCTTCCTTCCGGCCTTCTGGCTGCTCGTGCCCGGAGCAGCGGGCCTGATCGACTTCACCCAGAAGGTGCTCGGCCTCGCCCTCGAGACGGTGAACACCTTCTCCGTGCTCGGCTCGATCGTGGCGATCGCGCTCGGCGTCGTCACCGGCACCGCCGTCTACCGGCAGATCTACCGGCTCGCTCCGAGCCGCTGGGGGCTCCGGTTCAGCTGA
- a CDS encoding class II glutamine amidotransferase, producing MILDAQHSLVAQSLDSPLGNETVNGDGFGFGWYPENAHAGDAPAFFRSIEPAWNDQNLRELTRSVRSPLFFSHVRAAAGPPIQQTNCHPFRHQNWMFMHNGFLDGFAKMKRDLTFAVDPSLYPAILGTTDSEVLFNLALTFGLTDDPIAAMGEAIRMVEAVGRERGIAFPMQGTLAVTDGVTVWAFRYSSQGRTRTLFHSVDVDTVREMYPGAERLKLFGSRARLIVSEPLNNLPGVFNAVPESTVAVVDASGYHHEPFLAPND from the coding sequence GTGATTCTGGATGCTCAGCACTCGCTGGTGGCACAGTCGCTGGATTCGCCGCTCGGCAACGAGACCGTCAACGGCGACGGATTCGGTTTCGGCTGGTATCCCGAGAACGCGCACGCCGGCGACGCGCCGGCGTTCTTCCGCAGCATCGAGCCGGCGTGGAACGACCAGAACTTGCGGGAGCTGACCCGCAGCGTGCGCAGCCCGCTGTTCTTCAGCCATGTTCGGGCGGCCGCCGGGCCACCGATCCAGCAGACCAATTGCCATCCGTTCCGGCACCAGAACTGGATGTTCATGCACAACGGCTTCCTCGACGGGTTCGCGAAGATGAAGCGCGACCTGACCTTCGCCGTTGACCCGTCTCTGTACCCGGCCATTCTGGGCACGACCGACTCCGAGGTGCTGTTCAACCTCGCGCTGACGTTCGGCCTCACAGACGACCCGATCGCGGCGATGGGGGAGGCGATCCGCATGGTCGAGGCCGTCGGGCGTGAGCGCGGCATCGCGTTTCCGATGCAGGGCACGCTCGCCGTCACAGACGGTGTCACCGTGTGGGCGTTCCGGTACTCCTCGCAGGGGCGCACGCGCACGCTGTTCCATTCCGTTGACGTGGACACCGTGCGCGAGATGTACCCGGGCGCCGAACGACTCAAGCTGTTCGGATCGCGCGCCCGGCTCATCGTGTCTGAGCCGCTCAACAACCTCCCCGGAGTCTTCAACGCGGTGCCCGAATCGACGGTCGCCGTCGTGGATGCCTCCGGTTACCACCACGAGCCGTTCCTCGCGCCGAACGACTGA